One segment of Dolichospermum sp. DET69 DNA contains the following:
- a CDS encoding PAS domain S-box protein, which yields MLNPFGIFIGLFIIVIFTTYYLLQRQITQRKRAEKILRQQTERERLVSQIAHHIRKSLNLDEVLVTTVAEVKQFLQADRVLIYQISEDGTGCAITETVSENYPCILGETFPEEVFPREYHHAYTQGKIRAVTNIDQSDVESCLADFVKQFGVKAKLVVPILQELRDIPTNSQPYLWGLLIAHQCSDIREWQPWEVELMVQLANQVAIAIQQSEFYEQLQQLNIELENRVQQRTEELAQTNISLRAEIIERQRTEAALRHTNQTLESLIAASPRAIFTVDLDNNIKIWNPAAARMFGWTETEILDQPNPIISIELEEYQKIRESIIQGITLPRLEVRQPKKDGTLIDIVFSAAPLRNSNGAINGIVAVVADITEQKRQAEQVRLLQSVVVNTNDAVLITEFEPIDEPGPRILYINQAFTRMTGYSSEDVLGKTPRILQGPKTDRVALDQVRNALSRWETVTVEVINYRKDGSEFWVEFSVVPVADKTGYYTHWIAVQRDITERKRIEQALQRSEERFRSLIENALDVITILDTEGTIQYISPSVEKVLGYQSANLIDHNFFALIHPDDFITTCYHITNAIKNPDVALPVEFRYCHQDGNWRTLEAISQRFVDNSELTQIFVNCRDITERKRLEEVRLALEKEKELSTMKIRFFSMASHEFRTPLSVALAAAQLLENSPYAWQDDQKRIRNLHRIQDSVKNMVQLLDDILTINRAETGNLEFNPTQLDLEKFCRQFIEEIRISDGSGHIINFVCQGNKKQAYLDERLLRSILGNLLSNAIKYSPENIQVEFYLIFKDREVIIKICDQGIGISINDQNQLFQPFHRGKNVRNIPGTGLGLMVVKKCVDLHEGSLNIMSESNHGTTVTVTLPL from the coding sequence ATGCTCAATCCATTCGGTATTTTCATTGGATTATTTATTATTGTTATTTTCACAACTTACTATCTATTACAACGACAAATAACTCAACGAAAACGAGCAGAAAAGATTCTCCGACAGCAAACAGAAAGAGAACGTCTAGTTAGTCAAATAGCTCACCACATTCGCAAATCCCTGAATTTAGATGAAGTGCTAGTGACCACAGTAGCAGAGGTAAAACAGTTTCTCCAAGCTGACAGAGTGCTAATTTATCAGATTTCGGAAGATGGTACTGGTTGTGCAATAACGGAAACTGTATCAGAAAATTATCCTTGTATTCTTGGAGAAACATTTCCAGAGGAAGTATTTCCCAGAGAGTATCATCATGCTTATACTCAAGGAAAAATTCGCGCTGTTACCAATATAGATCAAAGTGATGTAGAATCTTGTTTAGCAGATTTTGTAAAACAGTTTGGTGTAAAAGCTAAATTAGTAGTCCCAATATTACAAGAATTGCGAGATATTCCCACTAATTCTCAACCTTATCTTTGGGGTTTGTTGATTGCTCATCAATGTAGTGATATTCGTGAATGGCAACCTTGGGAAGTTGAATTAATGGTACAATTAGCCAATCAAGTTGCGATCGCTATTCAACAATCAGAATTTTACGAACAACTACAACAACTGAATATTGAACTAGAAAACCGAGTCCAACAACGCACAGAAGAACTAGCTCAAACTAACATTTCCTTACGAGCAGAAATTATCGAACGTCAACGCACCGAAGCCGCACTTCGTCACACAAATCAAACTCTTGAATCTTTGATTGCTGCTTCACCCCGGGCTATTTTTACCGTAGATTTAGATAACAATATTAAAATTTGGAATCCTGCGGCCGCAAGAATGTTTGGTTGGACAGAAACAGAAATTTTAGATCAACCTAACCCCATCATTTCCATAGAATTAGAAGAATATCAAAAAATTAGAGAAAGCATCATTCAAGGTATCACTCTTCCCCGTTTAGAAGTCCGTCAACCCAAAAAAGACGGTACATTGATAGATATTGTTTTTTCTGCTGCTCCTCTCCGCAACAGCAATGGAGCAATTAATGGTATAGTCGCAGTAGTTGCAGATATCACAGAACAAAAACGTCAAGCTGAACAAGTGCGGTTACTTCAATCTGTGGTTGTTAATACTAATGATGCTGTTTTAATTACAGAATTTGAACCCATAGATGAACCTGGACCACGCATTTTATATATCAATCAAGCCTTTACACGCATGACTGGTTATAGTTCCGAAGATGTGTTAGGTAAAACTCCCCGTATTCTCCAAGGTCCAAAAACAGATCGGGTTGCTTTAGATCAAGTAAGAAATGCTCTTTCTCGTTGGGAAACTGTTACAGTTGAAGTTATTAATTATCGCAAAGATGGTTCAGAATTTTGGGTAGAATTTAGTGTAGTTCCTGTGGCTGATAAAACAGGATACTATACTCATTGGATAGCAGTACAAAGAGATATTACAGAACGCAAAAGAATTGAACAAGCATTACAGCGGAGTGAAGAAAGATTCCGTTCACTGATTGAAAATGCCTTAGATGTTATCACTATTTTAGATACAGAAGGGACGATTCAATATATTAGTCCATCTGTAGAAAAAGTTTTAGGTTATCAATCTGCTAATTTGATTGATCATAATTTTTTCGCCCTGATTCATCCTGATGATTTTATCACTACTTGTTATCACATTACCAATGCAATTAAAAATCCTGATGTTGCTTTACCAGTTGAATTTCGTTATTGTCATCAGGATGGAAATTGGCGAACTCTAGAAGCTATTAGTCAGAGATTTGTTGACAATTCAGAACTAACACAAATATTTGTTAATTGTCGTGATATTACCGAACGGAAAAGATTAGAAGAAGTGCGGTTAGCATTGGAAAAAGAAAAAGAATTAAGCACCATGAAAATTCGTTTTTTCTCCATGGCATCCCATGAATTTCGGACACCATTAAGTGTGGCTTTAGCTGCTGCCCAATTATTAGAAAATTCTCCTTATGCTTGGCAAGATGACCAAAAAAGGATTCGCAATTTACACCGCATTCAAGATTCTGTAAAAAATATGGTGCAATTATTAGATGATATTTTAACTATTAATCGAGCAGAAACAGGTAATTTAGAATTTAATCCTACACAGCTAGATTTAGAAAAGTTTTGTCGTCAATTTATTGAAGAAATTAGAATTAGTGATGGTTCTGGACATATAATTAATTTTGTTTGTCAAGGGAACAAAAAACAAGCATATTTAGATGAAAGGTTATTACGTTCAATATTAGGAAATCTTCTATCAAATGCAATTAAATATTCTCCAGAAAACATTCAAGTTGAATTTTATCTTATTTTTAAAGACAGGGAAGTGATAATTAAAATTTGTGATCAAGGAATTGGCATTTCTATAAATGATCAAAATCAATTATTTCAACCATTTCATCGGGGTAAAAATGTCCGCAATATTCCGGGTACAGGTTTAGGTTTAATGGTTGTGAAAAAATGTGTAGATTTGCATGAAGGCAGTTTAAATATTATGAGTGAATCCAATCATGGTACAACTGTCACTGTTACATTGCCTTTGTAA
- a CDS encoding circadian clock protein KaiB (Decreases the phosphorylation of KaiC, a component of the main circadian regulator in cyanobacteria): MEELSALEESMIWKLKLYVAGQTPKSIAAFSNLTKICEQNLYGKYQIEVIDLLVYPHLAKENQIFAIPTVIRQLPPPIRKIIGDLSNKEKVLVGLEIQPIKS, translated from the coding sequence ATGGAAGAATTAAGTGCATTAGAAGAATCAATGATCTGGAAATTAAAGCTTTATGTTGCTGGACAAACACCCAAATCAATAGCAGCGTTTAGCAACTTGACAAAAATATGTGAACAAAACCTGTACGGAAAATATCAAATTGAAGTAATAGATTTACTTGTATACCCTCACCTAGCAAAAGAAAATCAAATCTTTGCTATTCCTACTGTAATCAGACAGTTACCTCCTCCTATCAGGAAAATAATTGGGGATCTATCAAACAAAGAAAAAGTATTAGTGGGATTAGAAATTCAACCGATTAAATCTTAA
- a CDS encoding DUF4065 domain-containing protein, which produces MATVFDVARYILERKGEITSMKLQKLVYYSQAWNLVWNESELFEERIEAWANGAVVRDLYNLHKGKFKVNKESFTEGNSNALTDSEKENIDKVLDFYGDYTAQQLSDINHQEYPWINARSDLPAMAICTNEITRDAIFEYHSGIWNEPESDE; this is translated from the coding sequence ATGGCTACAGTATTTGATGTTGCTCGTTATATCCTTGAAAGAAAGGGTGAAATTACATCAATGAAACTTCAAAAGCTTGTTTATTATAGTCAAGCATGGAATTTAGTTTGGAATGAATCTGAGTTGTTTGAAGAAAGAATTGAGGCTTGGGCTAACGGAGCAGTAGTTCGAGATTTGTATAACCTTCATAAAGGTAAGTTTAAAGTCAATAAGGAATCTTTTACTGAAGGGAATAGCAATGCACTTACAGATAGCGAAAAAGAGAATATAGATAAGGTCTTAGATTTTTATGGAGATTATACAGCACAGCAACTTAGTGACATTAATCATCAAGAATATCCTTGGATAAATGCAAGAAGTGATTTACCAGCTATGGCAATCTGTACTAATGAAATAACTAGAGATGCAATTTTTGAATATCATTCTGGAATTTGGAATGAACCAGAATCAGATGAGTAA
- the kaiC gene encoding circadian clock protein KaiC: MIQEKINKISKKQSIPKCPTGIQGLDEITDGGLPLGRPTLICGGTGCGKTLMGMEFLFRGATDYGEPGVFICFEENAEELVQNVTSFGWNLQQLIEEKKLAIDHIYIDPKQIQEAGDYNLEGLFIRIALLVDTIGAKRIVLDTIEVLFAGLSNVSIVRAELHRLFHWLKQKGLTAIITGERGDNTLTRQGLEEYVSDCVIKLDQRTNEELAIRRLQIIKYRGSQHGSNEYPFLITEDGISVLPITSVGLDHAVSTEHISSGIPRLDTMLAGQGYFRGSSILITGTAGTGKSSFACHFAAEICRQGERCLYLASEEAPQQIIRNMRSIGLDLAPYVQQGLLNLQSVRPTAYGLEMHLVNLHHLLKEFKPSTVIIDAMSNLVFSGTLNQTHLFFIRLIDLLKSSQITMLLTNLIPGSGPFEQTQIGVSSLMDTWIELRIQDSNGERNRLLYVLKSRGMQHSNQVREFLLTKKGIELLDVYLGRGDVLTGSARIIQEAQEKLAVSQRQLLIDQKRRELERKEMAVSSQISSLQAELAVGKEEIRILTEQESLFQSNLKQGSQILSQSRKAD; this comes from the coding sequence ATGATTCAAGAAAAGATAAATAAAATCAGTAAGAAACAATCTATACCTAAGTGTCCAACTGGCATACAAGGCTTAGATGAAATTACAGATGGCGGACTACCATTAGGTCGTCCCACGTTGATTTGTGGTGGTACTGGTTGCGGTAAAACCTTAATGGGGATGGAGTTTTTATTCCGAGGAGCTACCGACTATGGAGAACCAGGAGTATTTATTTGTTTTGAAGAAAATGCAGAAGAACTAGTCCAAAATGTTACTTCTTTCGGGTGGAATTTACAACAATTGATAGAGGAAAAAAAATTAGCTATTGACCACATCTACATTGATCCAAAACAAATTCAAGAAGCAGGTGATTATAATTTAGAAGGGTTATTTATTCGCATTGCTCTACTTGTAGATACAATTGGAGCTAAAAGAATCGTATTAGATACTATCGAAGTATTATTTGCTGGTTTAAGTAATGTGTCTATCGTTCGCGCTGAATTACACCGTTTATTTCACTGGCTTAAACAAAAAGGCTTAACAGCAATTATTACTGGAGAACGGGGAGATAATACTCTCACACGCCAAGGTTTAGAAGAATACGTTTCTGACTGCGTAATTAAACTAGATCAACGAACTAATGAAGAATTAGCAATCAGAAGACTGCAAATTATTAAATATCGAGGTTCTCAACATGGTTCTAACGAATATCCCTTCTTAATTACTGAAGATGGCATTTCTGTTTTACCCATTACTTCTGTTGGTTTAGATCATGCAGTCTCAACAGAGCATATTTCCTCTGGTATCCCTCGCTTAGATACCATGCTGGCAGGGCAAGGATACTTCCGGGGTAGCAGCATTCTGATTACAGGTACAGCGGGAACTGGTAAAAGTTCATTTGCTTGCCATTTTGCTGCGGAAATTTGCCGTCAAGGAGAACGGTGTTTATATCTAGCATCAGAAGAAGCGCCGCAACAAATTATCAGAAATATGCGCTCAATTGGCTTAGATTTAGCGCCTTATGTACAACAGGGTTTGCTCAATCTTCAGTCAGTGCGTCCTACGGCTTATGGCTTAGAAATGCACCTAGTCAATCTACATCACCTTCTAAAGGAATTTAAACCCTCTACGGTGATTATTGATGCCATGAGCAACCTGGTTTTCAGCGGTACTTTGAATCAAACTCATCTTTTCTTTATTCGACTGATTGATTTGCTTAAATCATCACAGATTACAATGTTGCTTACCAATCTGATTCCTGGTAGCGGTCCATTTGAGCAGACACAAATAGGAGTTTCTTCTCTTATGGATACTTGGATCGAACTCCGTATTCAAGACAGCAACGGGGAACGTAACCGACTTTTATATGTTCTCAAATCTCGTGGTATGCAACACTCTAACCAAGTCCGGGAATTTTTATTAACTAAAAAAGGCATTGAACTATTAGATGTCTATTTAGGACGGGGAGATGTTTTAACTGGTAGTGCTAGAATTATTCAAGAAGCACAAGAAAAATTAGCAGTTAGTCAACGCCAATTATTAATAGATCAAAAGAGACGCGAATTAGAACGGAAAGAAATGGCAGTTTCCTCACAAATTTCTTCACTACAGGCAGAATTAGCGGTAGGAAAAGAGGAAATTCGCATTCTTACCGAACAAGAATCTTTATTTCAAAGCAATTTAAAACAAGGTAGTCAAATCCTCTCTCAATCACGAAAAGCAGATTAG
- a CDS encoding circadian clock KaiB family protein, whose product MNNQDQQDTPEDVSAEFKKLTTESENPVYSLRLYVAGANLHSLNALKNIKQICEQYLAGQYSLEVIDIYQQPGLVVVENLLAIPTLVKELPLPIKKVIGDLSNTPKVLLGLSIVAQEDKTTT is encoded by the coding sequence ATGAATAATCAAGATCAACAAGATACTCCAGAAGATGTAAGTGCTGAATTTAAAAAGCTAACAACAGAAAGCGAAAATCCAGTTTATAGTTTACGACTTTACGTGGCTGGTGCTAATTTACATTCACTCAATGCTTTGAAAAATATTAAGCAGATATGTGAACAATATTTAGCTGGACAGTATAGCCTGGAAGTCATTGATATTTATCAACAACCAGGGTTAGTTGTTGTCGAAAATTTACTGGCTATTCCTACATTAGTAAAAGAACTGCCTCTCCCTATTAAAAAAGTGATTGGTGATTTATCAAATACGCCAAAAGTGCTTTTAGGTTTAAGTATTGTAGCGCAGGAAGATAAAACAACCACCTAA
- a CDS encoding HEAT repeat domain-containing protein, giving the protein MNTTLEQIASPKVESLIADYHTCIDQNEQAKIISILAELGDDLAIDLLVDVVGVEVANHCQGNVRRVAARGLEKMVISTTNSEKRQKAIDKLSWALLNAEDWALRYAAAVSLGAVGTVEINTILYQAMTQESDRVVKERIQMILK; this is encoded by the coding sequence ATGAACACAACATTAGAACAAATTGCTTCCCCAAAAGTAGAATCTCTAATTGCAGATTATCACACCTGCATAGATCAGAATGAACAAGCAAAAATTATCAGCATTCTCGCTGAACTTGGTGATGATCTCGCAATAGATTTATTGGTGGATGTAGTAGGTGTAGAAGTTGCCAATCATTGCCAAGGAAATGTGCGTCGAGTGGCAGCTAGGGGCTTGGAAAAGATGGTTATTTCTACTACGAATTCTGAAAAAAGACAAAAGGCAATTGATAAGCTTTCTTGGGCTTTATTAAATGCTGAAGATTGGGCGTTGCGTTATGCGGCTGCGGTGTCTTTGGGAGCAGTTGGGACTGTGGAAATAAATACTATCCTTTACCAAGCTATGACGCAAGAATCGGACAGAGTTGTTAAAGAAAGGATTCAGATGATTTTGAAATAA
- a CDS encoding DUF202 domain-containing protein: MTRNPETPEQPSTNDLAADRTELAKYRSRAAADRTLMAWIRTCLSLIGFGFGIPTIVRAIENTRISHHLNPVRFSVIVGLSFIVTGMLGMVLGLREHRQLLKQIQNNRYTYETSHSAEIIGVALLVIGLVSFIGVIIRAMNF; encoded by the coding sequence ATGACCAGAAACCCAGAAACACCTGAACAACCTTCTACCAATGATTTAGCCGCAGATCGGACAGAACTAGCTAAATACCGCAGTCGAGCAGCAGCAGACCGCACATTAATGGCGTGGATACGCACCTGTTTATCGTTAATTGGTTTTGGTTTTGGTATTCCCACCATTGTGAGAGCGATTGAAAATACTCGCATTAGTCATCACCTGAACCCAGTAAGATTTTCGGTAATTGTGGGGTTGTCTTTTATTGTTACGGGAATGTTGGGAATGGTTTTAGGGTTGAGAGAACACCGTCAGTTACTTAAACAAATTCAAAATAATCGCTATACCTACGAAACCTCTCACAGCGCGGAAATTATCGGCGTGGCTTTGCTTGTAATTGGCTTAGTTAGTTTTATTGGCGTGATAATTCGGGCAATGAATTTTTGA
- a CDS encoding phycobilisome linker polypeptide — protein MTLSMEQRLGISAVLDTKIELRPNYSEDELQQVLKFAYEHIFGRERVYIGGTFASAEALLRDGKISVRQFVQTLAKSEFYKDRFFYSNSQIRFIELNYKHLLGRAPYDQSEIAYHVDVYAAQGYDAEIDSYIDSQEYNNAFGDSTVPYFRGFKSIDGMKQVGFNRLFTLYRGNGNSDNAGTKSPRLRQQLAMNLPNVIIPPSTSIRFISDIGFGQLKSSSTRGDNRMYVMEVIAGGVGTKVTIRRSRQLYNVPFDQLSQKYQQIHKQGGKIISVRPV, from the coding sequence ATGACCCTTTCAATGGAACAGAGGTTAGGCATCAGTGCGGTTTTAGACACAAAAATCGAACTACGCCCTAATTACAGCGAAGACGAATTACAGCAAGTCCTCAAATTTGCTTACGAACATATATTTGGACGCGAACGAGTTTATATTGGTGGAACTTTCGCTAGTGCAGAAGCATTGCTGAGAGATGGAAAAATTAGTGTGCGCCAATTTGTGCAAACATTAGCAAAATCCGAATTTTACAAAGATCGCTTCTTTTATAGCAATTCCCAAATTCGCTTCATTGAACTGAATTATAAGCATTTGTTGGGACGCGCTCCCTACGACCAGTCAGAAATTGCCTATCATGTAGATGTCTATGCTGCTCAAGGTTATGATGCAGAAATAGACTCTTATATTGACAGCCAAGAGTATAATAATGCCTTTGGTGATTCCACAGTTCCCTACTTCCGGGGATTCAAGTCAATTGATGGCATGAAACAAGTAGGATTCAACCGCTTGTTTACACTGTATCGGGGTAATGGTAACAGCGATAATGCTGGCACAAAAAGCCCCCGCTTACGGCAACAATTGGCAATGAATTTGCCTAATGTCATCATTCCTCCCAGCACATCTATCAGATTTATATCTGATATTGGTTTTGGACAATTAAAGAGTTCTTCCACTCGTGGAGACAACCGGATGTATGTGATGGAAGTTATCGCTGGTGGAGTTGGTACTAAAGTAACAATTCGTCGTAGCCGACAGTTGTACAATGTACCTTTTGATCAACTTTCCCAGAAGTATCAACAAATTCACAAACAAGGCGGCAAAATTATCAGCGTCAGACCTGTATAA
- a CDS encoding HEAT repeat domain-containing protein, whose amino-acid sequence MITTSPAEPILSPETAITSLDNEDNQIRYYAAWWLGKHQIQSACAALCYQLQDVRYRTVQGGYPLRRQVARALGQLKNIEAVPALINALNCDEDEQFREVVIEALGKIGDSTAAVPLLQLLQSGTPQPYEALIEALGELGVIEARPLVEPFLKHDSERVQCAAARYLYIITQKPEYLERIIQNLNHENPYLRWAAAFDLGAIGHIEAAEAIVQAKVGNSLKLLNLKRILETVLESDKSEIEKQQATQTLFQIIDQLLIQL is encoded by the coding sequence ATGATTACTACTTCTCCTGCTGAACCAATTCTCTCACCTGAAACGGCAATTACATCCTTAGATAATGAGGATAATCAAATTAGATATTATGCTGCTTGGTGGTTGGGAAAACATCAAATTCAGTCAGCTTGTGCAGCCCTTTGTTATCAACTCCAAGACGTGCGTTATCGCACAGTTCAAGGTGGCTATCCCTTACGTCGTCAAGTTGCTCGCGCTTTAGGACAACTCAAAAATATTGAAGCAGTACCCGCTCTCATAAATGCCCTAAACTGTGATGAAGATGAGCAATTTCGGGAAGTTGTCATTGAGGCTTTAGGAAAAATTGGCGATTCTACTGCGGCTGTTCCTCTATTACAACTTTTACAATCTGGTACACCCCAACCCTACGAAGCCTTAATAGAAGCCTTGGGAGAATTAGGGGTAATAGAAGCGCGTCCACTTGTTGAGCCATTTTTAAAACATGACTCGGAAAGAGTCCAATGTGCTGCGGCTCGTTACCTGTATATCATCACCCAAAAACCGGAATATCTCGAACGCATTATCCAAAATCTTAATCACGAAAATCCTTATTTACGCTGGGCTGCGGCCTTCGATTTAGGAGCAATTGGTCATATAGAAGCAGCAGAAGCAATTGTACAAGCAAAAGTTGGTAATAGCCTCAAACTATTAAACCTAAAACGGATTTTAGAAACAGTATTAGAAAGCGATAAATCAGAAATAGAAAAACAACAAGCGACTCAAACCCTATTTCAAATAATTGATCAACTATTAATCCAACTTTAA
- a CDS encoding phycobilisome rod-core linker polypeptide, producing the protein MTIPLKTYAPSSQNQRVKGFEIPGEEQPKLYTTEGTPSTVEMNELIWAAYRQIFNEQQILVSNRLLTLESQLKHKSITVRDFIRGLVMSETFRLRNYDTNNNYRFVEMCVQRVLGRKVYNQQETIAWSIIIGTKGLQGFIDALLSSEEYQTSFGDNTVPYQRRRIISQRHLGDLPFSQFPRYDQYHRQQLEKLGYFKAKAPLVYWWKWQRDPYPKVYQVISSATWFAGISLIALGTLVVILSYYGLVSL; encoded by the coding sequence ATGACTATTCCATTAAAAACTTACGCCCCCTCCAGTCAAAACCAACGAGTTAAAGGATTTGAAATTCCTGGAGAGGAACAACCCAAACTTTACACTACTGAAGGAACTCCTTCCACAGTAGAAATGAATGAGTTAATTTGGGCTGCTTATCGGCAGATTTTTAACGAACAACAAATTCTTGTTAGTAACCGTTTATTGACTTTAGAATCTCAGTTAAAACACAAAAGTATTACTGTTAGAGATTTTATTCGCGGATTGGTAATGTCTGAAACTTTCCGTTTACGCAACTATGACACAAACAACAATTACCGATTTGTAGAAATGTGTGTACAGCGTGTTCTGGGACGGAAAGTTTACAATCAACAAGAAACAATTGCTTGGTCAATTATCATAGGTACTAAGGGGTTACAAGGGTTCATTGATGCCCTGCTGAGTAGCGAAGAGTATCAAACCAGTTTTGGTGATAATACTGTTCCCTATCAACGTCGGCGGATTATTTCTCAGCGTCATCTAGGAGATTTACCTTTTAGCCAATTTCCTCGCTATGATCAATACCATCGTCAGCAATTAGAGAAACTGGGATATTTCAAAGCTAAAGCTCCTTTGGTATATTGGTGGAAATGGCAACGAGATCCCTATCCCAAGGTTTATCAAGTGATTTCATCAGCTACTTGGTTCGCGGGAATTAGCCTGATAGCACTTGGAACTCTTGTGGTGATTCTGTCCTATTACGGTCTGGTTTCTTTGTAA